A single window of Cydia splendana chromosome 13, ilCydSple1.2, whole genome shotgun sequence DNA harbors:
- the LOC134795993 gene encoding uncharacterized protein LOC134795993, translated as MQTHGNLTASYLWQPGEFARRMLGERPSPVPPTRELWPPPQQPISISTLHVAYLQDEPYARRASTLPPQPYVPTTIPVEYEHRRRVCNVGTNTEPAPNLLDRMRLLLKRKQDDVVVAHSTGRLTAVRETAIDGKEEENPARKAFNGLKKALSGAKYKIAPGSETVDSPKISYEMPKPGDRMTTTFGARESRSWCKLPSGAECRRRLRAIGDWCSRRPRRPPRRQSHPPRLQITQV; from the coding sequence ATGCAGACACACGGCAACTTGACTGCGAGCTATTTGTGGCAACCTGGGGAGTTCGCCAGGCGGATGCTCGGCGAGCGGCCTTCCCCCGTACCTCCGACAAGGGAGCTCTGGCCTCCACCGCAGCAGCCCATCAGTATCAGCACTCTACATGTCGCTTATCTCCAAGATGAACCCTACGCGCGACGGGCTTCGACACTCCCCCCACAACCATACGTGCCAACCACAATCCCTGTTGAGTACGAACACAGACGTCGAGTATGCAATGTGGGAACTAATACCGAACCCGCGCCGAATTTACTCGACAGGATGAGGCTTTTGCTCAAACGTAAACAGGATGATGTCGTTGTCGCTCACTCTACTGGCCGCCTGACTGCCGTCCGAGAAACCGCTATAGAtggaaaagaagaagaaaatccAGCTAGAAAAGCGTTCAACGGTCTCAAAAAGGCGCTCTCCGGTGCGAAGTACAAAATAGCTCCCGGATCAGAGACTGTGGACAGCCCTAAAATATCATACGAGATGCCTAAACCTGGGGATAGAATGACAACGACCTTTGGCGCTAGAGAGTCGAGGAGTTGGTGTAAGCTGCCTTCGGGAGCCGAGTGTCGGCGGCGACTCCGTGCCATAGGAGACTGGTGTTCCCGGCGACCGCGCCGTCCGCCGCGAAGACAGTCGCATCCACCTCGGCTGCAGATTACCCAGGTCTGA